The genomic stretch gagagagagagagagagagagagagagagaggagagagagagggagagagagagagagagagagagagagagagagggagggagagagggagagagggagagggggagagagagggtgagagatagagagagggagaggggggagagagagagagagagggagagagagagagagagagagatagagagagggagagagatagagcgagagagagagaggggagagagagagggggagggagggagggagggagggagggagggagggagggagggagggagggaggggggagagagagagagagagagagagagagagagagagagagagagagagagagagagggagagggtcacatggtggtgaaggaacaagggtaccttatatacggttgtatgtaagaagagttatggtgtttacaagactaaaaagcttcgtgataaggagacaaatattgctgagtattcacaaaacataaagacatttgaatatcgacaatgatagcgataacatacttagtgattcagaataagcattttataacgaacattttgagtttaaacaacacatagttatacacagagagaacagaataatagcatgggaatcgttcacgagcaataagggttgaattagcgtgttctaaggtcactttgtcatcatgataagtgtgtaggcctgttggagtcggctgaggacagtggagttactgtgagataaggaacacatggcttttctggtatgtgagacgaaagagatcacgagtacaggtcactaaagagagagagagggagagagagagggagggagagagggagggagagagagagggagagagagagggagggagagagagagggagagagagagagagagagagagagggagagagggagagagagagggagagagagagggagagagagagagagagagagagagagagagagagagagagagagagagagtgagagagagagagagagagagagagagagagagagagagagggagggagagagagagggagggagagagagagggagagagagagagagggagagagagagagagggagagagagagggagggagagagagagggagggagagagagagggagagagagagagagagggagagagagagagagagggagagagagagagagagggagagagagagagagagagagagagagagagagagagagagagagagagagagagagagagagagagagagagagagagagagagcgtgaaaaagCGAGATTGAgccatagaaaagaaaagaagaagcaagaaaagagagagttgagaCGAAACTCGCAGCGTCCAGACACCCAAGCTCCCTGGGCATCCCGCCTCATGCGTCATAACATCCCTTTTGTCCGAACTGATGCCAAGGGAATACTTCCTTAATGAACCGAAGAACGGATGCCTTTATGCCCGCTTCCTGTCGCGTTGCTAAAGGTGTCGATTACTTGGTGACCAAAGGGACGAATCGACCTTAAAAGCCGTAGGAAGAAAAGTACTCATTCCTACAATCGGAAGTGTCTTTACTGCACTTTCCTTTCGGTAATCTCGACAGCTTTTAGTGGTCCGCGCCATCCTCAAGAAAGCTGTGTGCATTCTGAAATAACGAATTCTCGCCATGTTCTCTGTTGTAAATCGATACTTTTTTTTCGGTGGCGACAGGGGCGCTGCTCGACATAAGAATGAGGAGAGACGCCTGGTAAATATTTCCCACTTGCTGTAAACCGGAGGGACGGTGGAAGCGGAGTGGCTTTACCTTTTTGCACTGTACTTGTTCATGTGAGATTGGAGTCTTGTAGGTGACTGTGTTGTTCACGTATTCACCTGAGGATGGCGTCTTGTacgttgttgttttatcattcgtAATTATACCATTCTATATTTTTCCCACTGATTTTTTGGTGATTCTCGTTAAGACTGCttatacaaacaaaataagtTCAGAAAGGCTGATCTAAAGTGCGTTtaattgattactattattattgtttgttgttgcaattattgtttattattattgttgttgttatcattattattattattattgttgttgttgttattattattattgatattattattgttattattattattattattattattattactattactattatcattattttgttatcatcataattatccactGGCAGGTGTGACTCCAACCGTGAATCTTCAGCCTGACCTGCCGGATCGGCGCTCTCCAAGAGCAGCAATGCACCTCGCTCTGTTATGGTTGTGCGCagcgtgtgtgtgcgctgtgACTGCAACCACCACGCTTCCCCCTCAGCTTCCTGCGCCGAACCCCGCCAACTTAACCCTCCGCAAGTGCTTCTGCGGTGCCGGGCAGGCGTGGGACGGCGCACAGTGCGTAGACGCGGAAGAGACCCTCGTGGCCGTGATGGACCAGAACGAGAGGGTATCCCTTTTCGACAGCCGTGACTTCGGCCAGGTGATCACGGGGCAGATCACGTGCCCAGACCTGCGGGAGCCGGCGGTGTTGCCGGACACGGACATCGTCTTCATCACCACGACCGACAGGGCATACTGGTGGAACCAAAGGCAGCTGTTTAAAGAGTTCTGCATTGAGCACACACCCAAACTGGAGGTCAGAGTATGCCTTCATCCGCCGATTATCCCTCGCTGCTGCCTGCCGGGACACGTGCTCGAAAAGAATGGCTCCTGCACGCCGCGCGATGCGATCGAGTTCAACCCCCCCGTGAGCCTGCAGTTCACGGGCCAGCCGATAAATTTCCCCGATACAAACGCCGCTGATACTGTCGAGGAGGTGACCTGCCAGGGCCTCGCTGTGCCTCACCGCGCAGACCTCTCTGGCAGCAGCGACATCCTGCTGTACAACGTCAATAAGGCACATCTGGTGTGGCTTCCGCCCTCGGAGTACGCCCTGAGGCCGGAGGTGACCATGTCATACTGCGTCGGCGTAGAGGCCGGGAGCTCCATTAGCGAAGCGAAGTACGTGGCTGTTGTGTGCTACACGGACCAGGCCAAGGTCCACCGCCACATCTGTGCCAACGGAACCTGCGTCAGGAAATGTTGTGCTGCCGACAAGGTCTTCACTGCCGACGAGGTCTTCACTACTTCAGAAGTCTGTCGCAAAGCAGAGTCTCCCAAGGATATATGGCAGCCTAGTTTACACTTCAATAAAAGCAGGACTCCCAAAGAAGACATCAGCGACGACCTGATCGTGGTGAGCGGCCTGCCGTTATGCAAGCACTTCTTCGACCTCAATCCGGAGGACGAAAAGGACAAACACTTCCTGCTGGGGAACGGCAGCCTCCACGTGCCCGCGTATGGGACATACAACGCGGACAAGTACTGCCTCGACCTGCAACGGACCAGCACTGGGCAGGAGCTGATCACCATACTGTGTACGCCGCCGACTCAGGAAACCGAGTGCAAGTGGAAGAACGTCCTCGTCTTGGTGCTCCTGTGCATCTCCTGCGTGTTCCTCTTCGCCACCTTGATCGTGTACGTCAGCGTCGTGGAGCTGAGGGACAGAACCAACGGCCGCTGCCTCATCTCCATGGTGGCCGCCATGCTTGCCACTTACGTCAGCCTCGCGGTCAATCGGAAGTTACGCGACGTATCTGACGGCGCGTGCATCACCAGGGGTAAGTCTCGGGATGAGACACCGCGTACCCACCTGCCTGTGTACCAGCGACGCTTCTTTCATGCCTGCCCTGCCTGTCTATCCGACACCccgtctgtctaccccccccccccccccccgactccctcCTCTGACAATATTAAGACAAGAACTTTGGGGCTGTAGCTGTGTTGTAGATTTATAGATTTACTGTAGCTT from Penaeus chinensis breed Huanghai No. 1 chromosome 40, ASM1920278v2, whole genome shotgun sequence encodes the following:
- the LOC125047049 gene encoding probable G-protein coupled receptor Mth-like 3 isoform X2; amino-acid sequence: MHLALLWLCAACVCAVTATTTLPPQLPAPNPANLTLRKCFCGAGQAWDGAQCVDAEETLVAVMDQNERVSLFDSRDFGQVITGQITCPDLREPAVLPDTDIVFITTTDRAYWWNQRQLFKEFCIEHTPKLEVRVCLHPPIIPRCCLPGHVLEKNGSCTPRDAIEFNPPVSLQFTGQPINFPDTNAADTVEEVTCQGLAVPHRADLSGSSDILLYNVNKAHLVWLPPSEYALRPEVTMSYCVGVEAGSSISEAKYVAVVCYTDQAKVHRHICANGTCVRKCCAADKVFTADEVFTTSEVCRKAESPKDIWQPSLHFNKSRTPKEDISDDLIVVSGLPLCKHFFDLNPEDEKDKHFLLGNGSLHVPAYGTYNADKYCLDLQRTSTGQELITILCTPPTQETECKWKNVLVLVLLCISCVFLFATLIVYVSVVELRDRTNGRCLISMVAAMLATYVSLAVNRKLRDVSDGACITRGFIGHVCSLATFFWLNVMCFDMWLTLRSSQQKYQSVKVFVFYSIYAWGSPLLIGCVGLILDLVEAPNVIRPHFLHQTCWFQGEAEFWTYLSGIILVLLVVNLFFFIHVAITLARKLRQRKSLFDNKESRASNANKKNKEHVWLFVRLFIVMGVVWVAEILSLLHRGSCSYWVLTDILNSLQGVFIFGVAVCNKDNIKKIKRSWKTRYTTVRSKVGTIKSARLSEKTTQAKRFTDLSVAASEASRKTSVTSLPRKLSTASNAVLPASNANSKGNRLTDQSLSSEAASAPRKISTVSNLEMIPMSSMEE